One segment of Acidianus sp. HS-5 DNA contains the following:
- a CDS encoding helix-turn-helix domain-containing protein: MNWILIAFDVSLGIIAFFVTKDLLDRRNKKVQTDVVVTEGLSERDTKVLDAIKQGAKNLSEVVKVTGLPKSTAYRAVQKLMKEGYIALRKENGEYVYSVKEDSK, translated from the coding sequence ATGAATTGGATTCTCATTGCATTTGACGTCTCCCTAGGTATTATTGCATTTTTCGTAACCAAGGATTTACTGGACAGGAGGAACAAGAAAGTACAAACTGACGTGGTAGTAACTGAAGGGCTTAGTGAAAGAGATACTAAAGTTTTAGACGCAATAAAACAAGGTGCAAAAAACCTTTCAGAGGTAGTCAAAGTAACTGGATTACCTAAGTCTACAGCTTATAGGGCTGTTCAAAAATTAATGAAAGAAGGATATATTGCATTACGTAAGGAGAATGGAGAGTATGTATATTCTGTAAAGGAGGACTCTAAGTAA
- a CDS encoding FkbM family methyltransferase, giving the protein MRNASSLTVMFEKISYYKKAYSNWISVVLAKLRKEKMIKAKLRHDGEGICTSPCIAAIPYLLAKGFDVSKFHFKDGKLYYENNEIIQDSWLLAILSACGFVKADGIFYNNRYNVKFKVVLLSVFEVFCLKSYNVEVNGREVVDVGANIGDSTLWFALKGAKHVYSFEPLPSVYSLAVENIKLNNIEDKVTLINAAVGSKDGEIAVSSNVKLEESLTYTSVGKGNVKVPVYSLERISEMINDPYLLKMDCEGCEADIILNSQLDFEKIVFEAHERKTGIKNKKLISKLEGEKYRCERREKTAKGVEVFYCEKTV; this is encoded by the coding sequence TTGAGGAACGCTTCCTCCTTAACTGTTATGTTTGAGAAAATTAGTTATTATAAAAAGGCGTACTCGAACTGGATTTCAGTAGTGCTAGCAAAATTGAGAAAAGAAAAAATGATTAAAGCGAAACTGAGACATGACGGAGAAGGAATCTGTACTTCACCTTGTATTGCAGCAATTCCTTATCTTTTAGCCAAAGGCTTTGATGTATCAAAATTTCACTTTAAAGACGGAAAGCTGTATTACGAGAATAATGAGATAATTCAAGATTCTTGGTTGCTTGCCATTTTGTCAGCCTGCGGTTTCGTTAAGGCGGATGGCATATTTTACAATAATAGATACAATGTCAAGTTTAAAGTAGTCCTGCTTTCGGTTTTTGAAGTTTTTTGCCTTAAATCTTACAACGTGGAGGTTAATGGAAGGGAAGTAGTTGACGTAGGAGCAAATATTGGGGATTCAACATTATGGTTTGCACTGAAAGGGGCTAAGCACGTATATTCCTTTGAGCCACTACCGAGCGTGTATTCTCTCGCTGTAGAGAATATTAAATTAAACAACATAGAAGACAAGGTTACATTAATTAATGCCGCAGTAGGATCAAAGGACGGAGAAATAGCAGTATCGTCTAACGTAAAGCTTGAGGAATCCTTAACGTATACCTCTGTTGGTAAGGGAAACGTTAAAGTCCCAGTATATTCGCTCGAGAGGATAAGTGAAATGATTAATGATCCTTACCTACTAAAGATGGATTGCGAAGGATGTGAGGCAGACATAATACTAAATTCTCAATTAGACTTCGAGAAAATAGTGTTTGAAGCTCACGAAAGGAAAACCGGAATAAAGAATAAGAAGTTAATATCTAAGTTGGAAGGAGAAAAGTACAGATGTGAAAGAAGAGAAAAAACTGCAAAAGGAGTTGAAGTCTTCTATTGCGAGAAAACAGTATAA
- a CDS encoding type II toxin-antitoxin system VapC family toxin, translating into MRGKFLLDASSIYPLLNYVDSIDVSEVYILPLTFYEVGNAVWKESYIHRRVKDPFTLSSLFQKFMEKLKVLSNPPANEVMKVAVNMGLTFYDASYVYSAKVNNLTLVSEDKDLIKKANAISFKDFIE; encoded by the coding sequence ATAAGAGGTAAGTTTCTTTTAGACGCCTCATCAATATATCCCCTCTTAAATTACGTTGATAGTATCGACGTAAGTGAGGTTTACATACTTCCCCTTACCTTTTATGAAGTAGGTAACGCAGTATGGAAAGAGTCTTACATTCACAGAAGGGTTAAAGACCCCTTTACTCTTTCTTCGCTATTTCAAAAGTTTATGGAGAAGTTGAAGGTGTTAAGTAACCCTCCAGCTAATGAGGTAATGAAGGTGGCTGTAAATATGGGGCTGACTTTTTACGACGCGTCTTACGTATATTCTGCTAAAGTTAATAACCTTACCTTGGTGTCAGAGGATAAGGATCTAATAAAGAAAGCTAATGCCATTTCTTTTAAGGACTTTATTGAATGA
- a CDS encoding MBL fold metallo-hydrolase produces MKVHEIKLRFVKSFLIEGKEDILVDAGTPGSGKMIISKLKEMGKDPNKISYVIFTHSHIDHIGGASELGEKEFFIYRNGLTYLREGKVRKPQVHSPLLSILFKVASPFLMKPFKGVEGKEIKEGEFFPGVEIIYTPGHTDDSISIYLPEINSIIVGDTLMGGLKSPSIYENYEELQKSIEKIKELKPKSIYVSHGKSVT; encoded by the coding sequence ATGAAAGTTCACGAGATTAAATTACGTTTTGTCAAATCCTTCCTCATAGAAGGAAAGGAGGATATATTGGTAGATGCTGGGACTCCGGGGAGTGGTAAAATGATAATCTCGAAATTGAAGGAGATGGGAAAGGATCCTAACAAGATATCGTATGTGATCTTTACTCATTCTCACATAGACCATATAGGCGGTGCATCAGAACTGGGAGAAAAGGAATTCTTTATCTACAGGAACGGACTTACCTATTTAAGAGAAGGTAAAGTTAGGAAGCCCCAAGTTCATTCTCCTCTCTTATCCATCCTGTTTAAGGTCGCTTCTCCTTTCTTAATGAAGCCGTTTAAAGGAGTTGAGGGAAAGGAGATAAAGGAGGGAGAATTCTTCCCTGGAGTTGAGATAATTTACACTCCCGGTCACACTGACGACTCTATCTCAATTTATCTTCCTGAAATTAACTCTATAATCGTTGGGGACACACTAATGGGAGGATTAAAATCACCTTCAATTTACGAGAATTATGAGGAGTTGCAGAAGAGCATAGAGAAGATTAAAGAACTGAAACCTAAAAGTATTTATGTATCTCACGGTAAAAGCGTTACTTAG
- a CDS encoding PaREP1 family protein: MQELPKPWFDMSGYKKTRLLEAKYEAELAKRFLDEGLIRNAAGKAYQAWKALVAAYAVDYRDKLQSIFTGIVKIKGGKKVDKVDWIIAIMPTTTIKLVSQVIGGEINLYTSVALLIHQYQYNGPDKEGILSPYPSDESAKSDILLILEEVEKLLGKFSDLS; the protein is encoded by the coding sequence ATGCAGGAGTTGCCAAAGCCTTGGTTTGACATGTCAGGATATAAGAAGACTAGACTTTTAGAGGCTAAGTATGAGGCTGAGTTGGCTAAACGTTTCCTTGACGAAGGATTAATTAGAAACGCTGCAGGAAAGGCTTATCAAGCGTGGAAAGCATTAGTTGCTGCATATGCTGTAGATTATAGGGATAAACTACAGTCTATATTTACTGGGATAGTTAAGATAAAAGGAGGGAAGAAGGTAGACAAAGTTGATTGGATAATTGCTATAATGCCTACTACAACAATTAAGCTTGTATCACAAGTCATAGGTGGTGAAATAAACCTTTATACGAGCGTCGCACTATTAATCCATCAATACCAATATAACGGGCCGGATAAAGAGGGAATACTAAGTCCCTATCCAAGTGATGAGTCGGCAAAAAGTGATATTCTCTTGATCTTAGAAGAGGTAGAGAAGCTCTTGGGCAAATTTTCCGATTTATCGTAA
- a CDS encoding type II toxin-antitoxin system CcdA family antitoxin, producing the protein MSTVLSVRVRKELKEKAEQLGIDIREVVEKALEEAIKEKEKEEIKELAMKIKELMKDVSEEEWVEAIREERNKR; encoded by the coding sequence ATGTCAACAGTATTGAGCGTAAGGGTCAGGAAGGAACTTAAGGAAAAGGCTGAGCAATTAGGAATAGACATTAGGGAAGTGGTTGAGAAGGCACTTGAAGAAGCAATTAAGGAGAAGGAAAAGGAGGAGATCAAGGAACTTGCAATGAAAATTAAGGAATTAATGAAGGACGTAAGTGAAGAAGAGTGGGTTGAAGCGATAAGGGAAGAGAGGAATAAGAGGTAA
- a CDS encoding DUF4352 domain-containing protein codes for MNKLPIIIGVLAIIVVGAILGIFLIYHPSTSPTTSHSTTPTPTSSSTTSHVTSEVSLTVSDINATGVAEYQGINEQAYIVNVSVTNNLPSAITVNQNEFQLKTSSLLCSPKGFSTYSSRFSYKLLPGNKINITIPFIIPKGSVPECIVFSNSTLLVHVSTPFPTPYKAISVIKLHELSNDTELFASTTSHSTLFLSGKEITTITVYSNHSSIPVEVFSAVTNQSHFKVYLKPTYLNPGGTETATLEIIPTSNTLSYYCNLYVTLLDRTNVSVELTGCLINAAPLTKLCNVEGYKYFLANVSVSYFSGNSFDLKPFDFYILTSDGTFRNCYSCNRVLPSYIYDLSEYMLNATTITKGVSVHGMLVFKVPESAVPTKIVYKDFSGQTLFFVPVSQPVKNLIYIAHVYINFQTKIPYYSPGICINTFKFSGEECTFTYSFHNGCSIPLNISSIVGVSPSYFRIISSNASNLIIPSCATGYFRITFQYPNESYIGDLNITIRLSVAHLLSFTVLNYTLDHASACRQSNNNMKYVVYKIQMKYFGPGKMGLCANDFILVTTEGNYTLNRDCDLIPYNCFLSEQSLTSGEVICGYVSFLIPQSATPMKLLYVDYCCMGNANITLVPYLASYIQYICLVGPCGIGVTNHYLGSYYYGCSVINITFSLYCGGNILEVTGVGSSQYFTVIAHGPFEATTYIHSWIELKLHNVSVDTNIYIIIKRISNSGSPAHASHENSTSIAELLNIGILDRRAVPI; via the coding sequence ATGAATAAATTACCTATTATTATAGGCGTGTTAGCAATAATTGTAGTTGGTGCTATATTAGGAATATTTTTAATATATCATCCATCAACTTCGCCTACTACGTCGCATAGCACTACTCCTACACCAACTTCTTCCTCTACTACCTCTCATGTAACTTCTGAAGTCTCATTGACAGTCTCAGACATTAACGCTACAGGAGTCGCAGAATATCAAGGGATTAATGAGCAGGCTTACATTGTTAACGTTTCAGTTACCAATAACCTACCTAGTGCTATTACAGTAAACCAGAATGAGTTCCAATTAAAGACATCGAGCTTACTATGCTCTCCTAAAGGATTTTCAACGTATTCTTCGCGCTTCTCTTATAAACTTTTACCTGGTAACAAGATAAATATTACAATTCCGTTCATCATACCTAAGGGATCCGTACCAGAATGTATAGTGTTCTCAAACTCTACACTTTTAGTTCACGTATCAACTCCTTTCCCAACGCCTTATAAGGCAATATCAGTAATCAAATTACATGAGCTTTCTAATGACACAGAGTTATTTGCGTCTACCACTAGCCATAGTACATTATTTTTAAGTGGAAAAGAGATTACGACTATAACAGTATACTCAAATCACTCATCAATCCCAGTAGAAGTATTTTCTGCAGTAACAAACCAGTCTCACTTCAAAGTTTACCTTAAACCGACGTACTTAAATCCTGGAGGAACCGAAACTGCTACCTTGGAGATAATACCGACTTCAAACACCTTAAGTTATTACTGTAACTTGTATGTAACTTTACTTGACAGGACTAACGTCTCAGTCGAGCTAACCGGCTGTTTAATTAATGCTGCTCCGCTCACAAAGTTATGCAATGTTGAAGGCTATAAGTACTTCTTAGCTAACGTTTCAGTCTCATACTTTTCAGGAAATAGCTTCGACCTAAAGCCATTCGATTTCTACATTTTAACAAGTGACGGAACTTTCCGGAACTGTTATTCTTGCAATAGAGTATTACCATCCTATATTTACGATCTTTCCGAATACATGTTAAATGCTACTACAATAACTAAGGGCGTTTCAGTCCACGGTATGTTAGTATTTAAGGTCCCAGAAAGCGCAGTTCCTACAAAGATAGTGTATAAGGATTTCTCAGGCCAAACGCTGTTCTTTGTCCCAGTGTCTCAGCCAGTTAAAAACCTTATTTACATAGCACATGTCTACATAAACTTTCAAACGAAGATCCCATATTACTCTCCAGGCATTTGTATTAATACTTTTAAGTTCTCCGGAGAAGAATGTACTTTTACGTACTCGTTCCACAATGGATGTTCAATACCTTTAAACATTTCAAGTATTGTAGGAGTGTCTCCCTCGTATTTCAGGATAATTAGTTCTAATGCAAGCAATTTGATAATACCTAGTTGCGCTACAGGCTACTTCAGGATAACCTTTCAGTACCCTAATGAAAGCTATATAGGAGACTTAAATATTACGATCAGACTATCGGTAGCGCATCTCCTATCCTTTACAGTGTTGAACTACACTTTAGATCACGCATCGGCCTGCAGGCAGAGTAATAACAACATGAAATATGTAGTGTATAAAATTCAAATGAAATACTTCGGTCCCGGTAAAATGGGCTTGTGTGCAAACGACTTTATATTAGTTACTACTGAAGGAAACTATACTCTAAATAGAGACTGTGACCTAATTCCTTACAACTGCTTCCTATCTGAACAGTCTTTAACAAGCGGTGAAGTAATTTGCGGTTACGTAAGCTTCCTAATACCGCAGTCTGCAACCCCTATGAAGTTATTATATGTAGATTACTGTTGCATGGGTAATGCTAACATTACGCTGGTACCTTACTTAGCGTCTTATATCCAGTATATATGCCTAGTTGGTCCATGTGGTATTGGAGTTACCAATCATTATTTAGGTAGTTACTATTATGGGTGCTCTGTGATTAATATTACATTTAGTCTTTACTGTGGAGGTAACATATTAGAGGTTACGGGAGTCGGATCTTCGCAATACTTTACTGTAATTGCTCACGGGCCTTTTGAGGCAACTACTTACATACATAGTTGGATAGAATTAAAGTTGCATAATGTAAGCGTGGATACTAACATTTATATAATAATTAAAAGAATCAGCAATAGTGGAAGCCCTGCCCATGCATCACATGAGAATTCTACATCTATAGCTGAATTACTGAATATAGGTATTTTAGATAGGAGAGCAGTTCCAATTTAA
- a CDS encoding YHS domain-containing protein: MKVVCPVCNRLFEAECSPYKEMYNGIIYYFDTEICQLTFRQNPERFVYHCDKQ; the protein is encoded by the coding sequence ATGAAAGTCGTTTGTCCAGTCTGCAACAGGCTTTTTGAAGCTGAGTGTTCACCATATAAGGAAATGTACAACGGCATTATTTACTACTTCGATACTGAAATATGCCAATTAACTTTCAGACAGAACCCCGAAAGGTTTGTTTATCACTGTGATAAGCAATAA
- a CDS encoding VapB-type antitoxin produces the protein MSTVYSIRIPKKLKELMDSVNVDWQKEISKFIEEKVREELINKYVEESVENLKKMKVIENSELIREDREG, from the coding sequence GTGTCTACCGTTTATAGTATACGCATACCTAAAAAACTTAAGGAATTAATGGATTCCGTAAACGTGGATTGGCAAAAGGAGATAAGTAAGTTTATTGAAGAGAAAGTAAGAGAGGAACTAATAAATAAGTATGTTGAGGAAAGCGTTGAAAACTTAAAAAAGATGAAGGTAATAGAAAACTCCGAGCTAATCAGAGAGGACAGAGAAGGTTGA
- a CDS encoding CAP domain-containing protein, with translation MSITRSLVDYLNKLRRENGVPPVNYANTGTANLRVNYMLKERLFSHYDRDGRPPTYYFTSTGNYYGAEESIGFTSSNLPYFKDGVVALKSAKQLIYNMVYKDEDSDWGHRDSVLDPCFNYADVSIAWDERYLFLDIIMVADWINWENSPKYTNGIFSMKGKVNVMIPDKVLIFYDEPSPSYTQRRSYDYGKLIAGVLPKDYYFEGVSTITASKWRMDGVIDVEFPLKIEKGIYTIVVTAKDPRGITWSPKVQKSRIGMCNILTYSIKGF, from the coding sequence ATGTCTATTACAAGGAGTTTAGTCGATTATCTCAATAAGTTAAGGAGGGAAAACGGAGTACCTCCTGTCAATTACGCTAATACTGGTACGGCAAATTTAAGGGTAAACTACATGTTGAAGGAAAGGCTTTTCAGCCACTACGACAGGGATGGGAGACCTCCCACTTATTACTTCACATCCACCGGGAACTACTACGGGGCTGAGGAGTCCATAGGGTTCACCAGCTCAAATCTGCCTTACTTTAAGGACGGTGTAGTAGCGTTGAAAAGCGCTAAGCAACTTATTTATAATATGGTATATAAGGATGAGGATAGCGACTGGGGGCATAGGGATTCCGTCTTGGATCCTTGTTTCAATTACGCTGACGTCTCTATAGCTTGGGACGAGAGGTATCTCTTCCTCGATATTATAATGGTTGCGGACTGGATAAACTGGGAGAACTCTCCTAAATATACTAACGGAATTTTTTCGATGAAGGGAAAAGTTAACGTCATGATACCGGATAAAGTCCTTATCTTTTATGATGAACCCAGCCCTTCCTATACGCAAAGGAGGAGTTACGATTACGGTAAGCTAATAGCTGGAGTTCTTCCTAAAGATTATTACTTTGAAGGTGTAAGCACAATTACTGCAAGCAAGTGGAGGATGGACGGAGTCATCGACGTAGAGTTCCCTTTGAAGATAGAGAAGGGGATTTACACTATAGTGGTTACTGCTAAAGACCCTAGAGGAATAACCTGGAGTCCTAAAGTCCAGAAGTCCCGTATAGGAATGTGCAATATACTAACTTATTCAATAAAAGGATTCTAA